Proteins encoded together in one Salmo trutta chromosome 3, fSalTru1.1, whole genome shotgun sequence window:
- the LOC115175653 gene encoding calcium homeostasis modulator protein 5, translating into MRDKPLVDTMDNFQTVLRFFMNQKATIGYSFMAILTIGGERIFSMVSFQCPCNHDQNFAYGLTFLLGPGLVLLVLGLFFSSRLWRLYTGCCLNPIKLCPRGNCFGCLKVFVKIFSGACVAPIMWLCVALLNGTFYECAVSGLDDNLVVDLFCKNKTLMCREELARVPCSKSKLPSDENMELLLMFRAQSQILGWCIIIISAVLGLLGTCYTNCRSKVSYLQLTFWKRYVEKEKEQFDTFAMEYASKLAERNLKSFFENRDPEIFPFPNHKAWEEISALYTFSKSEQYYSTLQRYVERDDRDYSPEKRPVMDLEHGIEMS; encoded by the exons ATGCGTGACAAACCCCTTGTCGACACCATGGATAACTTCCAGACCGTCCTGCGCTTTTTCATGAACCAGAAGGCCACCATTGGCTACAGCTTCATGGCCATCCTGACCATCGGGGGAGAGCGGATCTTCTCCATGGTCTCCTTCCAGTGCCCCTGCAACCACGACCAGAACTTTGCATACGGCCTGACCTTCCTGCTGGGCCCAGGCCTGGTGCTGCTGGTGCTGGGTCTTTTCTTCAGCAGCAGGCTGTGGCGCCTCTACACTGGCTGTTGCCTCAACCCCATTAAGCTATGCCCCAGGGGCAACTGTTTCGGCTGCCTCAAAGTGTTTGTCAAAATCTTCTCCGGCGCCTGTGTGGCCCCTATCATGTGGCTGTGTGTGGCACTGTTGAACGGGACCTTCTACGAGTGTGCCGTCAGCGGGCTGGATGATAATCTGGTGGTGGATCTGTTCTGTAAAAACAAGACCTTGATGTGCCGGGAGGAGTTGGCCCGCGTGCCCTGCAGCAAGtccaagctgcccagtgacgagaACATGGAACTATTGCTCATGTTCCGGGCTCAGTCACAG ATACTGGGCTGGTGTATTATCATCATTTCAGCCGTTCTAGGGCTCCTCGGGACCTGTTACACAAACTGCCGCTCAAAGGTCAGCTACCTGCAGCTCACCTTCTGGAAGCGCTATGTAGAAAAGGAGAAGGAGCAGTTTGACACATTCGCTATGGAGTACGCATCCAAGCTGGCCGAGAGGAACCTAAAGAGCTTCTTTGAGAACCGTGACCCGGAAATATTCCCATTCCCCAACCACAAGGCTTGGGAGGAGATCTCAGCCCTCTACACCTTCTCCAAGAGTGAGCAGTACTACAGCACCCTGCAGAGGTATGTGGAACGTGATGACCGAGACTACAGCCCTGAGAAAAGACCAGTCATGGACCTGGAGCACGGCATAGAGATGAGCTGA